In a genomic window of Streptomyces roseoviridis:
- a CDS encoding ATP-binding protein → MNIDPTQPWGVAIDYAGRTTVTQNGHTLSVRVYDDSHGYALDRDPVTGQYPSVYVTAEFGEKGDGDAVLRGQGVVLVPAQNGVPAVPEPTAVERAVAAALADFEARRAAYAALCATWAPAPQPHPEPAPETPAP, encoded by the coding sequence ATGAACATCGACCCCACCCAGCCCTGGGGCGTGGCCATCGACTACGCGGGGCGGACCACCGTCACCCAGAACGGCCACACCCTCAGTGTCCGTGTCTACGACGACAGCCACGGCTACGCACTGGACCGCGACCCGGTCACCGGGCAGTACCCCTCGGTGTACGTCACCGCCGAATTCGGCGAGAAGGGCGACGGCGACGCCGTCCTGCGCGGCCAGGGCGTGGTCCTCGTGCCCGCGCAGAACGGCGTTCCCGCCGTGCCGGAGCCGACCGCCGTCGAGCGGGCCGTCGCCGCCGCCCTCGCCGACTTCGAGGCACGCCGCGCCGCCTACGCGGCGCTCTGCGCGACCTGGGCCCCGGCGCCCCAGCCACACCCCGAGCCGGCCCCGGAGACCCCCGCCCCGTAA
- a CDS encoding peptidoglycan-binding protein: MAAPLSADRLVAALRAEGVTVVEHDGWRTHHRNQAGPWGPVVGVMIHHTVSSGTAHTVELCYNGYEGLPGPLCHGVIAKDGTVHLVGSGRANHAGGGDPSVLQAVISETYGVRPPVPREHQGSRGAVDGNSRFYGFECINLGNGSDPWPAAQLDAIERVSAALCRAHGWGARSVIGHAEWSDWKSDPRGVGMPGMRDRVQKRLGKAPAAKPTAPAKPAAPRYQPFPGTAFFKTTPSSPVVTAMGRRLVAEGCGRYKVGPSPRWSEADRQSYAAWQRKLGFAGSDADGWPGRTSWNALKVPYVQ; encoded by the coding sequence ATGGCAGCCCCCCTCTCCGCGGACCGGCTCGTGGCCGCGCTCCGCGCCGAAGGCGTCACCGTCGTCGAGCACGACGGATGGCGCACCCACCACCGCAACCAGGCCGGCCCCTGGGGGCCCGTGGTCGGCGTGATGATCCACCACACCGTCTCCAGCGGCACCGCGCACACCGTCGAGCTCTGCTACAACGGCTACGAGGGCCTGCCCGGCCCGCTGTGCCACGGCGTCATCGCCAAGGACGGCACCGTCCACCTCGTCGGCAGCGGTCGCGCCAACCACGCGGGCGGCGGCGACCCGTCCGTCCTCCAGGCCGTGATCAGCGAGACGTACGGGGTCCGCCCGCCCGTCCCGCGCGAGCACCAGGGCAGCCGCGGAGCCGTCGACGGCAATTCCCGCTTCTACGGCTTCGAGTGCATCAACCTCGGCAACGGCAGCGACCCGTGGCCCGCCGCCCAGCTCGACGCCATCGAGCGGGTGTCGGCGGCGCTGTGCCGGGCCCACGGCTGGGGCGCCCGGTCCGTCATCGGCCACGCGGAGTGGTCCGACTGGAAGAGCGACCCGCGCGGCGTCGGCATGCCCGGCATGCGCGACCGGGTCCAGAAGCGGCTCGGCAAGGCCCCGGCGGCCAAGCCGACCGCCCCCGCCAAGCCGGCCGCCCCGCGCTACCAGCCGTTCCCCGGGACCGCCTTCTTCAAGACCACCCCGAGCTCCCCCGTCGTCACCGCGATGGGCCGCCGGCTGGTCGCCGAGGGCTGCGGCCGCTACAAGGTCGGCCCGAGCCCGCGCTGGTCCGAGGCGGACCGGCAGTCGTACGCCGCCTGGCAGCGCAAGCTCGGCTTCGCCGGCTCCGACGCCGACGGCTGGCCGGGCCGCACCTCCTGGAACGCGCTGAAGGTCCCGTACGTGCAGTAG
- a CDS encoding tape-measure protein translates to MSAAVVAMPRFRAATPVMSSLRQNARQAGDSLKRLKSDVQQAAGGITRFTSDLRTAGTPLRTLGTTASGTATALRRIQRSTAGAGVKKFGAAAGKARTAAARFGPAIGGILSILAPLLPVTDVITTLMGTYGTVMTVAAVAMTGINVAMRANPIGFLVGILVPVAAWLIEYAMQSKTGQKIMKQVFQAVLKGFQAVWKFLSPIMKAVGKAVGTYVKAYLTLFKAALKGIGSAIDGIRKIGSAIGSALNAMRGIASRTMGAIKNAVKPILTFITDKIPGFFRHAKDAVGKALRGMGDLIKGALSAVLGVVKGPINGLIAFANWIIDGLNELSFELLGKKFGVDIDKIPMLAEGGVVFPGSSEGWRIDPLTVLENRRVPAVTEAPAQPHRIREFHEKPGAGPRSTAEDLLFLASAHC, encoded by the coding sequence ATGAGTGCCGCCGTAGTCGCCATGCCGCGCTTCCGGGCGGCGACTCCGGTGATGTCGTCGTTGCGGCAGAACGCCCGCCAGGCGGGCGACTCGCTCAAGCGGCTCAAGAGCGACGTCCAGCAGGCGGCCGGCGGTATCACCAGGTTCACCTCCGACCTCCGCACCGCCGGCACGCCCCTCCGCACCCTCGGCACCACCGCCTCCGGAACCGCGACCGCCCTCCGCAGGATCCAGCGGTCCACGGCCGGCGCCGGCGTCAAGAAGTTCGGCGCCGCCGCCGGCAAGGCCCGTACGGCCGCCGCGAGGTTCGGGCCGGCGATCGGCGGCATCCTGTCGATCCTGGCGCCGCTGCTCCCCGTCACCGACGTCATCACCACGCTGATGGGCACCTACGGCACGGTCATGACCGTCGCCGCCGTCGCCATGACCGGCATCAACGTCGCCATGCGCGCCAACCCGATCGGCTTCCTGGTCGGCATCCTCGTACCCGTCGCCGCCTGGCTCATCGAGTACGCGATGCAGTCCAAGACCGGCCAGAAGATCATGAAGCAGGTCTTCCAGGCGGTTCTGAAGGGCTTCCAGGCGGTCTGGAAGTTCCTCTCGCCGATCATGAAGGCGGTCGGCAAGGCCGTCGGGACCTACGTCAAGGCGTATCTGACCCTCTTCAAGGCCGCGCTCAAGGGCATCGGCTCCGCGATCGACGGCATCAGGAAGATCGGCAGCGCGATCGGCTCCGCCCTCAACGCCATGCGCGGGATCGCCTCGCGCACCATGGGCGCGATCAAGAACGCGGTCAAGCCGATCCTGACCTTCATCACGGACAAGATCCCCGGCTTCTTCCGCCACGCGAAGGACGCCGTGGGCAAGGCACTGCGCGGCATGGGCGACCTCATCAAGGGCGCCCTGAGCGCCGTGCTCGGCGTCGTCAAGGGACCCATCAACGGTCTCATCGCCTTCGCCAACTGGATCATCGACGGCCTCAACGAGCTGAGCTTCGAACTCCTCGGCAAGAAGTTCGGCGTCGACATCGACAAGATCCCGATGCTCGCCGAGGGCGGTGTCGTCTTCCCCGGTTCCTCCGAGGGCTGGCGCATCGACCCGCTCACCGTGCTCGAGAACCGCCGTGTCCCGGCCGTCACCGAGGCGCCCGCGCAGCCCCACCGCATCCGTGAGTTCCACGAGAAGCCGGGCGCCGGCCCCCGCTCGACCGCCGAGGACCTGCTGTTCCTCGCGTCCGCGCACTGCTGA
- a CDS encoding phage distal tail protein has translation MAETTTTYAGSNSFTADLAPGSLITQDGQIQWAGLLIGPGTPFSVDRSGLQGWEDLPEYDASDAERPTSHGAWPGARYAKPRKIGGTIVLMPEYGGAPEAIRALRQALALLDEERWLTVRLHGELLAVRARIAQRVVPADQGFATQGSSKMSVQWLASDPRRYSVEEQTVSTNAPQPESGLTWPLTWPLSWGKATSTGDAVAENTGSAATHPVIVFRGPCSMPSVTDRHSRRRLRYAIDLAAGDQLTVDTANGTVMLNNTASRRHTAMADSSPEELFTLEPGRNELSFRPDSAAPEALMTVHWRSAEW, from the coding sequence ATGGCCGAGACCACAACCACATATGCCGGAAGCAACAGCTTCACCGCCGACCTCGCGCCCGGCTCGCTGATCACCCAGGACGGGCAGATCCAGTGGGCCGGGCTTCTCATCGGCCCCGGTACGCCCTTCTCCGTCGACCGGTCCGGGCTCCAGGGCTGGGAGGACCTGCCGGAGTACGACGCCTCCGACGCCGAGCGGCCCACCTCGCACGGCGCCTGGCCCGGTGCCCGCTACGCCAAGCCGCGCAAGATCGGCGGCACGATCGTCCTGATGCCGGAGTACGGCGGTGCCCCCGAGGCCATCCGCGCGCTGCGCCAGGCGCTCGCCCTGCTCGACGAGGAGCGTTGGCTCACCGTCCGGCTGCACGGCGAACTGCTCGCCGTACGCGCCCGGATCGCGCAGCGCGTGGTCCCCGCCGACCAGGGGTTCGCCACCCAGGGCAGCTCGAAGATGTCGGTCCAGTGGCTGGCTTCCGACCCGCGCCGCTACTCGGTCGAGGAGCAGACCGTCTCCACCAACGCCCCGCAGCCGGAATCGGGGCTCACCTGGCCGCTGACCTGGCCGCTCAGCTGGGGCAAGGCCACGTCCACCGGTGACGCCGTCGCCGAGAACACCGGCTCCGCGGCCACCCACCCGGTGATCGTCTTCCGCGGACCCTGCTCCATGCCGAGCGTCACGGACCGGCACAGCCGGCGCCGGCTGCGGTACGCGATCGACCTGGCGGCCGGCGACCAGCTGACCGTCGACACTGCCAACGGCACCGTGATGCTCAACAACACCGCCTCCCGCCGGCACACGGCGATGGCCGACTCCAGCCCGGAAGAGCTGTTCACGCTCGAGCCCGGCCGTAACGAGCTCTCCTTCCGCCCCGACTCGGCGGCCCCGGAAGCCCTGATGACCGTCCACTGGCGCAGCGCCGAGTGGTGA